Below is a genomic region from Populus trichocarpa isolate Nisqually-1 chromosome 15, P.trichocarpa_v4.1, whole genome shotgun sequence.
AATACGAACCTCAACACCTGATGACTTCAAGCTTTTAATCTCATTCCCAGAAAGGCCAAGGTACTCCTGCTTAAGTTTCTGTTTCACAGAGTAAACCACATAACCCTGCAATACCTCAAGTAGAGTACCAATCAAATAACTCAGCATGGCTAAAATTAGATGCTCAACCAAaagaatatttcttaaaaattaagagaaatatAAGAGCAACCTGACTTTGAATTGCGTGGTACGTCTTGAATGCTCTTACTTTAAGGTCCTTTCTCACATAAAACTCTTGTCCTAGAATTACAAGCTATGTTATCAACACGAGTCAAAATTACTAACAAATGTATGTAACCAGGGGAAACTAAAACATACAGCTAAGGACACAAGACATTACCGACATCGAGAGCGATAAGGTGATGCTTGAGCTCTGATCCATCAAGTCTCCTATGCACCTCAAAGAGTTGTTCGACAGTTTCTTTGATGCAAGTGGGCACAACAACTGTTGGAGGCTTCATTCGGTATAAGCCACGGGTGGCAACATACATAGGCAGTCCTCCCTAACAAAAAAGCTTGGATTCAATTCCCTTGCAAAGACATtacatataacaaaaaatttgaaatcagAACCAAGAACATTtcagaaggataaaaaaaggagCTATATTGAGAGAAactttcttgaaaaagaaaaattgaaggaaaagaaagaactgACAATATGATCCATGTGAGCATGAGAGATGAAAAGGAAGTCCTGTGAGATAGCGCGTTGTGGGCATCGACCAATATCGAAAGCCATattgagagaagagaaaataatGCAAGTTTCATGCCCTCCTATTGACAATCCCTCCACTGGGTACCCTTCAATTATTCTTTTCgtctcttcttcctttctcttttccCGAACTGAATCATCACTCTCgttctcttctcctctttcttttcttctttccatcTCTTCTCTTATGGACAAATCCCCCACGGAGCACGAGCTAGAAGGGAAGAACAAGGGGTTTAAATTATTGGGCAAATCTTAGATTAGTACCCCAACTACATGTAAATTCTTAATTAGGTCCCTTAACTactgatttttcaattatagatatttaaaataacactaaaaaacaaGGATGGTAGTTAAGAGAGACGATCTTTAGGTGCCGTTTGATAGTGTTGTTGCGTGTGAGGTTGAGTCACATGAATATGCATTTGGTTATGTTAAAACCGGGTTTTATTTTGGTGGGACCCATCAAGAATTGAGGTTGCACTTgtgattgaacaaaaaaaagaaaattgagctTTGCAACAACAACTCACCTCATTTTTCAAGATCCACCGAGAAAACACATATCCcctgaaaagagaaaaaaagtcgTTGGAATATCAAACTTCCCAAAACCTCAACGattcatctaaaaaattagAGCAAAAATACCTTGCAATTGTTTCTTGACCGATTATATCCCTCGTCTCTCTCACAAAAAATTCGAGATCTTTGTCTCCTCCGACTATCTTCTCTCCTCTactgtcaaaaataatttccctTCCTTTTTTCTACCCGGTAcgccttttcatttttttggtctTGTTGATCTgtttaaaaaggtttttttttcatttttttgttgctttcacCGTGAACAGTTTTGTATGTCTTCTGTGCTTGTCTTCTTCACAAACGATACCAAAATTAATACATGATATGGAATCTTCTTGTTTTGTAgttgcagaaaaaaaaagaaatgaagtccatttttttttattgtttctcacaattttgtatttattgttgatgaatCTATTTGCAGATCTGAGTTGGTTTTGGAGGCATAAGAACAAGTTGATCCTGAAAAATTATTTGGGAACAAAAAGAGAAGGTGTTGTAAAATTGAGTAtgtgtttctttttctacaaatatttaactaattacttgtttttaataatacatGAATTAAAGTTTTGGTGTTGTGTATTGTTGTTGTTTACAATATTGTGAATATATGGTGTTG
It encodes:
- the LOC18105812 gene encoding tRNase Z TRZ1, with amino-acid sequence MERRKERGEENESDDSVREKRKEEETKRIIEGYPVEGLSIGGHETCIIFSSLNMAFDIGRCPQRAISQDFLFISHAHMDHIGGLPMYVATRGLYRMKPPTVVVPTCIKETVEQLFEVHRRLDGSELKHHLIALDVGQEFYVRKDLKVRAFKTYHAIQSQGYVVYSVKQKLKQEYLGLSGNEIKSLKSSGVEITNTVTSPEIAFTGDTMSDFIIDETNIDVLRAKVLVMESTFVDGTVTVEHARDYGHTHLFEIVNYADKFQNKAILLIHFSARYTVKEIQEAVQRLPQPLAGRVFALTEGF